A single region of the Nicotiana sylvestris chromosome 6, ASM39365v2, whole genome shotgun sequence genome encodes:
- the LOC104220941 gene encoding ABC transporter A family member 7-like isoform X1, with protein MAHFLNQANALFRKNLIYHKRHVKSHLKVILFPALLFILLGVLQSYGNKAKREKQGPSIPDEFPPLLQIPSPQFRAVKTDSLPFSGLPDASCRETGSCPATVLITGNNRTLGESVAGNLFIDSPEPNSTSDFETIANGVFIFQGTNISYYSSYVPNLLFHVRPQCSAAIPSLSTNSTSEGLQLEVICVEGLNLWRNTSAEINDEQFKGFREGNTEGKLNEVLAAYDFLDTSGENFNVNIQYNSTYEEFHLGDEPQLLKIPRAENMVTNAYLQFLRGPSTKMVLDFVAEMPIPGGFRRPDDISTFLNIVFFTWVILQIFPVILSSLVYEKQQKLRIMIKMHGLGDVPYWMITYAYFVVISLIYMCCYFGFGVLTGNTAQFSCLFHVYTSWFNIFSCFTGLTIFKLNSYGVQCIFYFVFTNLQISMAFLLAAVFSNLKTASVVAYTIVFGTGILAFLLFQPLVDDASFPRGWIIFMELYPGFSLYRGLYELSQYARGGFRVGTYGMPWEYLSNSNNGMREVLIIMSMEWVVFLIVSYYFDQVISSGSGNRRSLLFFLPNSQKKHSPSLEKPSFQSAESSVQIEDNDVSEEREKVEQLLEKPHSNYSAICYNLKKMYPGKDGNPDKIAVKGLTLALPRGECFGMLGPNGAGKTTFIGMMTGLLEPSSGSAYVEGLDLRTQMNGIYGSMGVCPQHDLLWDTLTGREHLLFYGRLKNLKGAALSQAVEESLKSFNLSQGGVADRLAKKYSGGMRRRLSVAISLIGDPKIVYMDEPSTGLDPASRKMLWDVVKHAKQDRAIILTTHSMDEAEYLCDRIGIFVDGNFQCLGTTDELKARYGGSYMFTMTTSPENGSEVEDLVKHLSPNAKKTYHLYGTQKFELPKDEVKISDVFLTVRQAKERFPVQSWGLADTTLEDVFIKVATEA; from the exons ATGGCTCACTTTTTGAACCAAGCTAATGCTTTGTTCCGCAAGAACCTCATATACCAT AAACGGCATGTGAAGTCACACTTGAAGGTGATTTTGTTCCCAGCACTTCTCTTTATATTGCTAGGTGTTTTACAAAGCTACGGCAACAAAGCTAAAAGAGAGAAACAAGGCCCCTCCATTCCTGATGAATTTCCTCCTTTATTGCAAATCCCTTCTCCCCAATTTCGTGCCGTGAAGACCGATTCATTGCCATTTTCTGGCTTGCCTGATGCGTCTTGCAGAGAAACTGGTTCTTGTCCTGCAACAGTACTTATCACAGGGAACAACAGAACCCTTGGAGAAA GTGTGGCTGGGAATCTGTTCATAGATTCTCCTGAACCAAATTCAACTTCTGATTTTGAAACTATTGCCAATGGGGTTTTC ATATTTCAGGGAACAAACATCAGCTATTATTCGTCATATGTCCCGAACTTACTGTTTCATGTGCGACCTCAATGTTCTGCTGCAATACCTTCGCTCTCCACAAACTCCACATCAGAAGGACTGCaacttg AGGTCATATGCGTGGAAGGTTTAAATTTGTGGCGCAATACCTCTGCGGAGATTAATGATGAGCAATTCAAAGGATTCAGAGAAGGAAATACAGAGGGGAAACTAAATGAAGTTTTGGCAG CTTATGATTTCTTGGATACAAGTGGAGAGAACTTCAACGTCAACATTCAATACAATTCTACTTATGAGGAATTTCATCTAGGTGATGAACCTCAATTGTTGAAAATACCCCGTGCTGAGAATATG GTAACGAATGCCTATCTCCAGTTTTTACGTGGTCCCTCTACGAAGATGGTTCTAGATTTTGTAGCTGAGATGCCAATTCCTGGTGGCTTCCGAAGGCCAGATGACATATCTACGTTTCTCAATATTGTTTTTTTTACATGGGTCATTCTACAAATATTTCCG GTTATATTATCATCGCTGGTTTACGAGAAGCAACAGAAGTTACGGATCATGATTAAGATGCATGGCCTTGGAGATGTTCCTTATTGGATGATTACTTACGCATATTTTGTTGTCATATCTTTGATCTACATGTGCTGTTATTTTGGATTTGGTGTATTGACAGGTAATACGGCACAGTTCAGCTGCTTATTTCACGTTTACACGAGCTGGTTCAATATATTTTCTTGTTTTACAGGGTTAACGATTTTCAAGCTGAATTCATATGGTGTCCAGTGCATCTTTTACTTTGTCTTCACAAACCTGCAAATCTCTATGGCCTTTCTATTAGCTGCAGTATTCTCAAATCTGAAGACTGCCTCAG TTGTTGCCTATACAATTGTCTTTGGGACGGGGATCTTGGCTTTTCTCCTTTTCCAGCCCCTAGTTGATGATGCATCATTTCCTC GTGGTTGGATAATTTTCATGGAATTATACCCTGGATTTTCTCTTTATCGAGGGTTATATGAGCTGTCCCAGTATGCCCGTGGGGGATTCAGGGTAGGGACTTATGGGATGCCCTGGGAGTATCTTAGTAACAGCAATAATGGCATGAGAGAGGTTCTGATTATCATGTCAATGGAGTGGGTGGTATTTCTGATTGTTTCCTATTACTTTGACCAAGTTATATCATCTGGAAGTGGAAACCGTCGGAGTCTTCTGTTCTTCTTGCCAAATTCTCAAAAGAAGCATTCGCCATCATTGGAGAAACCTTCTTTTCAGAGCGCGGAATCTAGTGTTCAAATTGAAGACAATGACGTTTCCGAAGAG AGAGAGAAGGTTGAACAGTTGCTAGAAAAGCCACATTCGAATTATTCTGCCATTTGCTACAACCTCAAAAAGATGTATCCAGGAAAGGATGGGAACCCTGATAAAATTGCAGTTAAAGGATTAACTCTCGCATTACCGCGTGGGGAATGCTTTGGCATGCTTGGCCCAAATGGTGCAGGCAAAACTACTTTTATTGGCATG ATGACTGGGCTTTTGGAGCCAAGCTCTGGTAGTGCGTATGTTGAGGGTTTAGATTTGCGGACTCAAATGAACGGAATATATGGTAGCATGGGTGTGTGTCCACAACATGA CTTGCTCTGGGATACCCTAACAGGAAGGGAACACTTACTCTTTTATGGAAGACTGAAAAATCTCAAGGGTGCTGCTTTAAGCCAA GCAGTGGAGGAATCTCTTAAAAGTTTTAATCTTTCCCAAGGAGGAGTTGCTGACAGATTAGCAAAAAAATATAGTGGCGGTATGAGGAGAAGACTCAGTGTAGCCATTTCATTGATTGGGGACCCTAAA ATTGTCTATATGGATGAGCCCAGCACCGGACTTGATCCTGCTTCACGTAAAATGTTGTGGGATGTCGTGAAGCATGCAAAGCAAGATAGAGCAATCATTCTCACCA CACACTCGATGGATGAGGCAGAATATCTTTGTGATAGGATAGGTATCTTTGTGGATGGAAACTTCCAGTGCTTGGGAACTACAGATGAG TTAAAGGCTAGGTACGGGGGATCCTACATGTTCACCATGACTACATCACCCGAAAATGGAAGTGAAGTGGAAGACTTAGTGAAACATCTATCTCCAAATGCGAAGAAGACATATCATTTGTATGGAACTCAGAAATTTGAGCTGCCAAAGGATGAGGTGAAAATTTCAGATGTGTTCCTAACAGTTAGACAAGCAAAGGAGAGATTTCCAGTCCAGTCTTGGGGTTTGGCTGACACAACATTGGAGGATGTCTTCATCAAGGTGGCAACTGAGGCATAG
- the LOC104220941 gene encoding ABC transporter A family member 7-like isoform X3 has translation MAHFLNQANALFRKNLIYHKRHVKSHLKVILFPALLFILLGVLQSYGNKAKREKQGPSIPDEFPPLLQIPSPQFRAVKTDSLPFSGLPDASCRETGSCPATVLITGNNRTLGESVAGNLFIDSPEPNSTSDFETIANGVFIFQGTNISYYSSYVPNLLFHVRPQCSAAIPSLSTNSTSEGLQLEVICVEGLNLWRNTSAEINDEQFKGFREGNTEGKLNEVLAAYDFLDTSGENFNVNIQYNSTYEEFHLGDEPQLLKIPRAENMVTNAYLQFLRGPSTKMVLDFVAEMPIPGGFRRPDDISTFLNIVFFTWVILQIFPVILSSLVYEKQQKLRIMIKMHGLGDVPYWMITYAYFVVISLIYMCCYFGFGVLTGLTIFKLNSYGVQCIFYFVFTNLQISMAFLLAAVFSNLKTASVVAYTIVFGTGILAFLLFQPLVDDASFPRGWIIFMELYPGFSLYRGLYELSQYARGGFRVGTYGMPWEYLSNSNNGMREVLIIMSMEWVVFLIVSYYFDQVISSGSGNRRSLLFFLPNSQKKHSPSLEKPSFQSAESSVQIEDNDVSEEREKVEQLLEKPHSNYSAICYNLKKMYPGKDGNPDKIAVKGLTLALPRGECFGMLGPNGAGKTTFIGMMTGLLEPSSGSAYVEGLDLRTQMNGIYGSMGVCPQHDLLWDTLTGREHLLFYGRLKNLKGAALSQAVEESLKSFNLSQGGVADRLAKKYSGGMRRRLSVAISLIGDPKIVYMDEPSTGLDPASRKMLWDVVKHAKQDRAIILTTHSMDEAEYLCDRIGIFVDGNFQCLGTTDEISPKALFLTIDASSEIMLKARYGGSYMFTMTTSPENGSEVEDLVKHLSPNAKKTYHLYGTQKFELPKDEVKISDVFLTVRQAKERFPVQSWGLADTTLEDVFIKVATEA, from the exons ATGGCTCACTTTTTGAACCAAGCTAATGCTTTGTTCCGCAAGAACCTCATATACCAT AAACGGCATGTGAAGTCACACTTGAAGGTGATTTTGTTCCCAGCACTTCTCTTTATATTGCTAGGTGTTTTACAAAGCTACGGCAACAAAGCTAAAAGAGAGAAACAAGGCCCCTCCATTCCTGATGAATTTCCTCCTTTATTGCAAATCCCTTCTCCCCAATTTCGTGCCGTGAAGACCGATTCATTGCCATTTTCTGGCTTGCCTGATGCGTCTTGCAGAGAAACTGGTTCTTGTCCTGCAACAGTACTTATCACAGGGAACAACAGAACCCTTGGAGAAA GTGTGGCTGGGAATCTGTTCATAGATTCTCCTGAACCAAATTCAACTTCTGATTTTGAAACTATTGCCAATGGGGTTTTC ATATTTCAGGGAACAAACATCAGCTATTATTCGTCATATGTCCCGAACTTACTGTTTCATGTGCGACCTCAATGTTCTGCTGCAATACCTTCGCTCTCCACAAACTCCACATCAGAAGGACTGCaacttg AGGTCATATGCGTGGAAGGTTTAAATTTGTGGCGCAATACCTCTGCGGAGATTAATGATGAGCAATTCAAAGGATTCAGAGAAGGAAATACAGAGGGGAAACTAAATGAAGTTTTGGCAG CTTATGATTTCTTGGATACAAGTGGAGAGAACTTCAACGTCAACATTCAATACAATTCTACTTATGAGGAATTTCATCTAGGTGATGAACCTCAATTGTTGAAAATACCCCGTGCTGAGAATATG GTAACGAATGCCTATCTCCAGTTTTTACGTGGTCCCTCTACGAAGATGGTTCTAGATTTTGTAGCTGAGATGCCAATTCCTGGTGGCTTCCGAAGGCCAGATGACATATCTACGTTTCTCAATATTGTTTTTTTTACATGGGTCATTCTACAAATATTTCCG GTTATATTATCATCGCTGGTTTACGAGAAGCAACAGAAGTTACGGATCATGATTAAGATGCATGGCCTTGGAGATGTTCCTTATTGGATGATTACTTACGCATATTTTGTTGTCATATCTTTGATCTACATGTGCTGTTATTTTGGATTTGGTGTATTGACAG GGTTAACGATTTTCAAGCTGAATTCATATGGTGTCCAGTGCATCTTTTACTTTGTCTTCACAAACCTGCAAATCTCTATGGCCTTTCTATTAGCTGCAGTATTCTCAAATCTGAAGACTGCCTCAG TTGTTGCCTATACAATTGTCTTTGGGACGGGGATCTTGGCTTTTCTCCTTTTCCAGCCCCTAGTTGATGATGCATCATTTCCTC GTGGTTGGATAATTTTCATGGAATTATACCCTGGATTTTCTCTTTATCGAGGGTTATATGAGCTGTCCCAGTATGCCCGTGGGGGATTCAGGGTAGGGACTTATGGGATGCCCTGGGAGTATCTTAGTAACAGCAATAATGGCATGAGAGAGGTTCTGATTATCATGTCAATGGAGTGGGTGGTATTTCTGATTGTTTCCTATTACTTTGACCAAGTTATATCATCTGGAAGTGGAAACCGTCGGAGTCTTCTGTTCTTCTTGCCAAATTCTCAAAAGAAGCATTCGCCATCATTGGAGAAACCTTCTTTTCAGAGCGCGGAATCTAGTGTTCAAATTGAAGACAATGACGTTTCCGAAGAG AGAGAGAAGGTTGAACAGTTGCTAGAAAAGCCACATTCGAATTATTCTGCCATTTGCTACAACCTCAAAAAGATGTATCCAGGAAAGGATGGGAACCCTGATAAAATTGCAGTTAAAGGATTAACTCTCGCATTACCGCGTGGGGAATGCTTTGGCATGCTTGGCCCAAATGGTGCAGGCAAAACTACTTTTATTGGCATG ATGACTGGGCTTTTGGAGCCAAGCTCTGGTAGTGCGTATGTTGAGGGTTTAGATTTGCGGACTCAAATGAACGGAATATATGGTAGCATGGGTGTGTGTCCACAACATGA CTTGCTCTGGGATACCCTAACAGGAAGGGAACACTTACTCTTTTATGGAAGACTGAAAAATCTCAAGGGTGCTGCTTTAAGCCAA GCAGTGGAGGAATCTCTTAAAAGTTTTAATCTTTCCCAAGGAGGAGTTGCTGACAGATTAGCAAAAAAATATAGTGGCGGTATGAGGAGAAGACTCAGTGTAGCCATTTCATTGATTGGGGACCCTAAA ATTGTCTATATGGATGAGCCCAGCACCGGACTTGATCCTGCTTCACGTAAAATGTTGTGGGATGTCGTGAAGCATGCAAAGCAAGATAGAGCAATCATTCTCACCA CACACTCGATGGATGAGGCAGAATATCTTTGTGATAGGATAGGTATCTTTGTGGATGGAAACTTCCAGTGCTTGGGAACTACAGATGAG ATTTCCCCGAAGGCACTATTTCTAACAATTGACGCCTCATCGGAAATCATG TTAAAGGCTAGGTACGGGGGATCCTACATGTTCACCATGACTACATCACCCGAAAATGGAAGTGAAGTGGAAGACTTAGTGAAACATCTATCTCCAAATGCGAAGAAGACATATCATTTGTATGGAACTCAGAAATTTGAGCTGCCAAAGGATGAGGTGAAAATTTCAGATGTGTTCCTAACAGTTAGACAAGCAAAGGAGAGATTTCCAGTCCAGTCTTGGGGTTTGGCTGACACAACATTGGAGGATGTCTTCATCAAGGTGGCAACTGAGGCATAG
- the LOC104220941 gene encoding ABC transporter A family member 7-like isoform X4, producing MAHFLNQANALFRKNLIYHKRHVKSHLKVILFPALLFILLGVLQSYGNKAKREKQGPSIPDEFPPLLQIPSPQFRAVKTDSLPFSGLPDASCRETGSCPATVLITGNNRTLGESVAGNLFIDSPEPNSTSDFETIANGVFIFQGTNISYYSSYVPNLLFHVRPQCSAAIPSLSTNSTSEGLQLEVICVEGLNLWRNTSAEINDEQFKGFREGNTEGKLNEVLAAYDFLDTSGENFNVNIQYNSTYEEFHLGDEPQLLKIPRAENMVTNAYLQFLRGPSTKMVLDFVAEMPIPGGFRRPDDISTFLNIVFFTWVILQIFPVILSSLVYEKQQKLRIMIKMHGLGDVPYWMITYAYFVVISLIYMCCYFGFGVLTGLTIFKLNSYGVQCIFYFVFTNLQISMAFLLAAVFSNLKTASVVAYTIVFGTGILAFLLFQPLVDDASFPRGWIIFMELYPGFSLYRGLYELSQYARGGFRVGTYGMPWEYLSNSNNGMREVLIIMSMEWVVFLIVSYYFDQVISSGSGNRRSLLFFLPNSQKKHSPSLEKPSFQSAESSVQIEDNDVSEEREKVEQLLEKPHSNYSAICYNLKKMYPGKDGNPDKIAVKGLTLALPRGECFGMLGPNGAGKTTFIGMMTGLLEPSSGSAYVEGLDLRTQMNGIYGSMGVCPQHDLLWDTLTGREHLLFYGRLKNLKGAALSQAVEESLKSFNLSQGGVADRLAKKYSGGMRRRLSVAISLIGDPKIVYMDEPSTGLDPASRKMLWDVVKHAKQDRAIILTTHSMDEAEYLCDRIGIFVDGNFQCLGTTDELKARYGGSYMFTMTTSPENGSEVEDLVKHLSPNAKKTYHLYGTQKFELPKDEVKISDVFLTVRQAKERFPVQSWGLADTTLEDVFIKVATEA from the exons ATGGCTCACTTTTTGAACCAAGCTAATGCTTTGTTCCGCAAGAACCTCATATACCAT AAACGGCATGTGAAGTCACACTTGAAGGTGATTTTGTTCCCAGCACTTCTCTTTATATTGCTAGGTGTTTTACAAAGCTACGGCAACAAAGCTAAAAGAGAGAAACAAGGCCCCTCCATTCCTGATGAATTTCCTCCTTTATTGCAAATCCCTTCTCCCCAATTTCGTGCCGTGAAGACCGATTCATTGCCATTTTCTGGCTTGCCTGATGCGTCTTGCAGAGAAACTGGTTCTTGTCCTGCAACAGTACTTATCACAGGGAACAACAGAACCCTTGGAGAAA GTGTGGCTGGGAATCTGTTCATAGATTCTCCTGAACCAAATTCAACTTCTGATTTTGAAACTATTGCCAATGGGGTTTTC ATATTTCAGGGAACAAACATCAGCTATTATTCGTCATATGTCCCGAACTTACTGTTTCATGTGCGACCTCAATGTTCTGCTGCAATACCTTCGCTCTCCACAAACTCCACATCAGAAGGACTGCaacttg AGGTCATATGCGTGGAAGGTTTAAATTTGTGGCGCAATACCTCTGCGGAGATTAATGATGAGCAATTCAAAGGATTCAGAGAAGGAAATACAGAGGGGAAACTAAATGAAGTTTTGGCAG CTTATGATTTCTTGGATACAAGTGGAGAGAACTTCAACGTCAACATTCAATACAATTCTACTTATGAGGAATTTCATCTAGGTGATGAACCTCAATTGTTGAAAATACCCCGTGCTGAGAATATG GTAACGAATGCCTATCTCCAGTTTTTACGTGGTCCCTCTACGAAGATGGTTCTAGATTTTGTAGCTGAGATGCCAATTCCTGGTGGCTTCCGAAGGCCAGATGACATATCTACGTTTCTCAATATTGTTTTTTTTACATGGGTCATTCTACAAATATTTCCG GTTATATTATCATCGCTGGTTTACGAGAAGCAACAGAAGTTACGGATCATGATTAAGATGCATGGCCTTGGAGATGTTCCTTATTGGATGATTACTTACGCATATTTTGTTGTCATATCTTTGATCTACATGTGCTGTTATTTTGGATTTGGTGTATTGACAG GGTTAACGATTTTCAAGCTGAATTCATATGGTGTCCAGTGCATCTTTTACTTTGTCTTCACAAACCTGCAAATCTCTATGGCCTTTCTATTAGCTGCAGTATTCTCAAATCTGAAGACTGCCTCAG TTGTTGCCTATACAATTGTCTTTGGGACGGGGATCTTGGCTTTTCTCCTTTTCCAGCCCCTAGTTGATGATGCATCATTTCCTC GTGGTTGGATAATTTTCATGGAATTATACCCTGGATTTTCTCTTTATCGAGGGTTATATGAGCTGTCCCAGTATGCCCGTGGGGGATTCAGGGTAGGGACTTATGGGATGCCCTGGGAGTATCTTAGTAACAGCAATAATGGCATGAGAGAGGTTCTGATTATCATGTCAATGGAGTGGGTGGTATTTCTGATTGTTTCCTATTACTTTGACCAAGTTATATCATCTGGAAGTGGAAACCGTCGGAGTCTTCTGTTCTTCTTGCCAAATTCTCAAAAGAAGCATTCGCCATCATTGGAGAAACCTTCTTTTCAGAGCGCGGAATCTAGTGTTCAAATTGAAGACAATGACGTTTCCGAAGAG AGAGAGAAGGTTGAACAGTTGCTAGAAAAGCCACATTCGAATTATTCTGCCATTTGCTACAACCTCAAAAAGATGTATCCAGGAAAGGATGGGAACCCTGATAAAATTGCAGTTAAAGGATTAACTCTCGCATTACCGCGTGGGGAATGCTTTGGCATGCTTGGCCCAAATGGTGCAGGCAAAACTACTTTTATTGGCATG ATGACTGGGCTTTTGGAGCCAAGCTCTGGTAGTGCGTATGTTGAGGGTTTAGATTTGCGGACTCAAATGAACGGAATATATGGTAGCATGGGTGTGTGTCCACAACATGA CTTGCTCTGGGATACCCTAACAGGAAGGGAACACTTACTCTTTTATGGAAGACTGAAAAATCTCAAGGGTGCTGCTTTAAGCCAA GCAGTGGAGGAATCTCTTAAAAGTTTTAATCTTTCCCAAGGAGGAGTTGCTGACAGATTAGCAAAAAAATATAGTGGCGGTATGAGGAGAAGACTCAGTGTAGCCATTTCATTGATTGGGGACCCTAAA ATTGTCTATATGGATGAGCCCAGCACCGGACTTGATCCTGCTTCACGTAAAATGTTGTGGGATGTCGTGAAGCATGCAAAGCAAGATAGAGCAATCATTCTCACCA CACACTCGATGGATGAGGCAGAATATCTTTGTGATAGGATAGGTATCTTTGTGGATGGAAACTTCCAGTGCTTGGGAACTACAGATGAG TTAAAGGCTAGGTACGGGGGATCCTACATGTTCACCATGACTACATCACCCGAAAATGGAAGTGAAGTGGAAGACTTAGTGAAACATCTATCTCCAAATGCGAAGAAGACATATCATTTGTATGGAACTCAGAAATTTGAGCTGCCAAAGGATGAGGTGAAAATTTCAGATGTGTTCCTAACAGTTAGACAAGCAAAGGAGAGATTTCCAGTCCAGTCTTGGGGTTTGGCTGACACAACATTGGAGGATGTCTTCATCAAGGTGGCAACTGAGGCATAG
- the LOC104220941 gene encoding ABC transporter A family member 7-like isoform X2, whose product MAHFLNQANALFRKNLIYHKRHVKSHLKVILFPALLFILLGVLQSYGNKAKREKQGPSIPDEFPPLLQIPSPQFRAVKTDSLPFSGLPDASCRETGSCPATVLITGNNRTLGESVAGNLFIDSPEPNSTSDFETIANGVFGTNISYYSSYVPNLLFHVRPQCSAAIPSLSTNSTSEGLQLEVICVEGLNLWRNTSAEINDEQFKGFREGNTEGKLNEVLAAYDFLDTSGENFNVNIQYNSTYEEFHLGDEPQLLKIPRAENMVTNAYLQFLRGPSTKMVLDFVAEMPIPGGFRRPDDISTFLNIVFFTWVILQIFPVILSSLVYEKQQKLRIMIKMHGLGDVPYWMITYAYFVVISLIYMCCYFGFGVLTGNTAQFSCLFHVYTSWFNIFSCFTGLTIFKLNSYGVQCIFYFVFTNLQISMAFLLAAVFSNLKTASVVAYTIVFGTGILAFLLFQPLVDDASFPRGWIIFMELYPGFSLYRGLYELSQYARGGFRVGTYGMPWEYLSNSNNGMREVLIIMSMEWVVFLIVSYYFDQVISSGSGNRRSLLFFLPNSQKKHSPSLEKPSFQSAESSVQIEDNDVSEEREKVEQLLEKPHSNYSAICYNLKKMYPGKDGNPDKIAVKGLTLALPRGECFGMLGPNGAGKTTFIGMMTGLLEPSSGSAYVEGLDLRTQMNGIYGSMGVCPQHDLLWDTLTGREHLLFYGRLKNLKGAALSQAVEESLKSFNLSQGGVADRLAKKYSGGMRRRLSVAISLIGDPKIVYMDEPSTGLDPASRKMLWDVVKHAKQDRAIILTTHSMDEAEYLCDRIGIFVDGNFQCLGTTDELKARYGGSYMFTMTTSPENGSEVEDLVKHLSPNAKKTYHLYGTQKFELPKDEVKISDVFLTVRQAKERFPVQSWGLADTTLEDVFIKVATEA is encoded by the exons ATGGCTCACTTTTTGAACCAAGCTAATGCTTTGTTCCGCAAGAACCTCATATACCAT AAACGGCATGTGAAGTCACACTTGAAGGTGATTTTGTTCCCAGCACTTCTCTTTATATTGCTAGGTGTTTTACAAAGCTACGGCAACAAAGCTAAAAGAGAGAAACAAGGCCCCTCCATTCCTGATGAATTTCCTCCTTTATTGCAAATCCCTTCTCCCCAATTTCGTGCCGTGAAGACCGATTCATTGCCATTTTCTGGCTTGCCTGATGCGTCTTGCAGAGAAACTGGTTCTTGTCCTGCAACAGTACTTATCACAGGGAACAACAGAACCCTTGGAGAAA GTGTGGCTGGGAATCTGTTCATAGATTCTCCTGAACCAAATTCAACTTCTGATTTTGAAACTATTGCCAATGGGGTTTTC GGAACAAACATCAGCTATTATTCGTCATATGTCCCGAACTTACTGTTTCATGTGCGACCTCAATGTTCTGCTGCAATACCTTCGCTCTCCACAAACTCCACATCAGAAGGACTGCaacttg AGGTCATATGCGTGGAAGGTTTAAATTTGTGGCGCAATACCTCTGCGGAGATTAATGATGAGCAATTCAAAGGATTCAGAGAAGGAAATACAGAGGGGAAACTAAATGAAGTTTTGGCAG CTTATGATTTCTTGGATACAAGTGGAGAGAACTTCAACGTCAACATTCAATACAATTCTACTTATGAGGAATTTCATCTAGGTGATGAACCTCAATTGTTGAAAATACCCCGTGCTGAGAATATG GTAACGAATGCCTATCTCCAGTTTTTACGTGGTCCCTCTACGAAGATGGTTCTAGATTTTGTAGCTGAGATGCCAATTCCTGGTGGCTTCCGAAGGCCAGATGACATATCTACGTTTCTCAATATTGTTTTTTTTACATGGGTCATTCTACAAATATTTCCG GTTATATTATCATCGCTGGTTTACGAGAAGCAACAGAAGTTACGGATCATGATTAAGATGCATGGCCTTGGAGATGTTCCTTATTGGATGATTACTTACGCATATTTTGTTGTCATATCTTTGATCTACATGTGCTGTTATTTTGGATTTGGTGTATTGACAGGTAATACGGCACAGTTCAGCTGCTTATTTCACGTTTACACGAGCTGGTTCAATATATTTTCTTGTTTTACAGGGTTAACGATTTTCAAGCTGAATTCATATGGTGTCCAGTGCATCTTTTACTTTGTCTTCACAAACCTGCAAATCTCTATGGCCTTTCTATTAGCTGCAGTATTCTCAAATCTGAAGACTGCCTCAG TTGTTGCCTATACAATTGTCTTTGGGACGGGGATCTTGGCTTTTCTCCTTTTCCAGCCCCTAGTTGATGATGCATCATTTCCTC GTGGTTGGATAATTTTCATGGAATTATACCCTGGATTTTCTCTTTATCGAGGGTTATATGAGCTGTCCCAGTATGCCCGTGGGGGATTCAGGGTAGGGACTTATGGGATGCCCTGGGAGTATCTTAGTAACAGCAATAATGGCATGAGAGAGGTTCTGATTATCATGTCAATGGAGTGGGTGGTATTTCTGATTGTTTCCTATTACTTTGACCAAGTTATATCATCTGGAAGTGGAAACCGTCGGAGTCTTCTGTTCTTCTTGCCAAATTCTCAAAAGAAGCATTCGCCATCATTGGAGAAACCTTCTTTTCAGAGCGCGGAATCTAGTGTTCAAATTGAAGACAATGACGTTTCCGAAGAG AGAGAGAAGGTTGAACAGTTGCTAGAAAAGCCACATTCGAATTATTCTGCCATTTGCTACAACCTCAAAAAGATGTATCCAGGAAAGGATGGGAACCCTGATAAAATTGCAGTTAAAGGATTAACTCTCGCATTACCGCGTGGGGAATGCTTTGGCATGCTTGGCCCAAATGGTGCAGGCAAAACTACTTTTATTGGCATG ATGACTGGGCTTTTGGAGCCAAGCTCTGGTAGTGCGTATGTTGAGGGTTTAGATTTGCGGACTCAAATGAACGGAATATATGGTAGCATGGGTGTGTGTCCACAACATGA CTTGCTCTGGGATACCCTAACAGGAAGGGAACACTTACTCTTTTATGGAAGACTGAAAAATCTCAAGGGTGCTGCTTTAAGCCAA GCAGTGGAGGAATCTCTTAAAAGTTTTAATCTTTCCCAAGGAGGAGTTGCTGACAGATTAGCAAAAAAATATAGTGGCGGTATGAGGAGAAGACTCAGTGTAGCCATTTCATTGATTGGGGACCCTAAA ATTGTCTATATGGATGAGCCCAGCACCGGACTTGATCCTGCTTCACGTAAAATGTTGTGGGATGTCGTGAAGCATGCAAAGCAAGATAGAGCAATCATTCTCACCA CACACTCGATGGATGAGGCAGAATATCTTTGTGATAGGATAGGTATCTTTGTGGATGGAAACTTCCAGTGCTTGGGAACTACAGATGAG TTAAAGGCTAGGTACGGGGGATCCTACATGTTCACCATGACTACATCACCCGAAAATGGAAGTGAAGTGGAAGACTTAGTGAAACATCTATCTCCAAATGCGAAGAAGACATATCATTTGTATGGAACTCAGAAATTTGAGCTGCCAAAGGATGAGGTGAAAATTTCAGATGTGTTCCTAACAGTTAGACAAGCAAAGGAGAGATTTCCAGTCCAGTCTTGGGGTTTGGCTGACACAACATTGGAGGATGTCTTCATCAAGGTGGCAACTGAGGCATAG